The segment CATGCATCTATTTTAATTGATTGGAGCGAAGATACTTAACACATTATTCCATTACCACTTTGGTTTCTTTTTTTATACTATTGGCGTTCACTAAATATTCTTTATGACTACTCTCAGCGGAATTTCATCAGGCAAACGGCTCGTTTCACTCGATTTCTTCAGAGGTGCTACCGTTGCCGCCATGATTTTGGTCAACAATCCCGGATCATGGTCACACATATACGGACCTTTAAAACATGCGGCCTGGCATGGATGGACGCCAACCGATCTCATATTCCCGTTTTTCTTATTCATTGTTGGCGTTTCCATTGTGCTGGCTTTTACCAAAGCAAAGGCAAAAGGTGCCGATGATTCTGATTTGTTGAAGAAGACGCTCATCCGGGCCGCAAAAATATTCGTCCTCGGACTGGCCCTTTCCGCTTTTCCCTATCTTACATTTATCCCGGATTTCGGACTCCACCAGAACCTGATTGATATTCGCATCCCCGGAGTTCTGCAACGAATTGCTATCTGCTATGCCGTGGGAGCTTTCCTGTTCCTTTACACCAAACCCAGAACCCAAATGCTTACGCTGGGCGGACTCCTTATCGGTTACTGGATTTTGATGATGGCCATTCCTGTTCCCGGTTATGGAGCCGGAGCCATTGATACCGCAGAAGGAAATCTTGCAGCCTATATCGATCAGTTGCTACTCTCCGGCCATATGTGGAAGGAAAACTGGGATCCCGAAGGCTTGCTTAGTACGCTTCCGGCTATTGGAACAACCCTGATTGGAATCTGGACGGGACGAATGTTGATGAGTGATAAAGAATCCGAATCTTCGCGAACCATACAGTTTTTCATTTGGGGCTTCATACTCATCATTCTTGGATATGCCTGGAGCTGGATTTTCCCTGTCAACAAGAATATATGGACCAGCTCTTACACCTTATTTACCGGCGGACAGGCCATGTGTATTTTCGGATTATGCTACTGGTTTATTGATGTAAAAAGTAAGCAGCGATTTACTGACTGGGGCGTGGCTTATGGAATTAATGCCATCACCGTCTTTTTCCTGAGTGGAGTTATTGCCCGAGTATTTAACATGATCCGGTTTTCATATGGCGGTGAATCTTATACCCTCAAAGGCTGGATTTACGAAGTGGTTCTCAGCTCTATAGCTTCGCCTATTAACGCTTCCCTGCTTTATGCAATCATGTGGATCGTGCTCTTTTACCTGCTCGCCGCCTGGATGAAAAAGAAGAATATCATCATCAAGGTGTAGCTTAAGATTCTTTTTGAGCCAATTTGAATCTCGCACTGCTGTGGATGTGGTTGGTTGTAAAACCCGGTCATCGCGAGGAGTTGTACGGTGAAACAGGACTCCCTTGCCTGGCGACGACGCGATCTCCATAAGCCACTTGGAATGTAGGTACAGGGAGATTGCCGCGTCGTTATGCATCCAGCCCGACATTCGGATTTATGGGCTCCTCGCAATGACGTCAGAGTTTTTACTTCTTCTTATCCCGAATTCGCTTTACTTAATGAGCATCATTTTCCGGGAAATGCTTACCTCGCTGGTTGAAAGCCGGTAGAGATATAATCCGGAGGATAGTGTTCCGGCGTCAAAACTAACGGTGTGATTCCCTGCGCTAAGCCTTCGATCCACTAAAGAAGCTACCTTTCTGCCAAGTACATCATACACATCAAGATCTACCTGGCTTGCATTCGGAATGCGGAAGGAAATATTGGTGGTAGGATTAAAAGGATTTGGATAATTCTGGTTCAAAGAAACATCATTCGGAA is part of the Gracilimonas sediminicola genome and harbors:
- a CDS encoding acyltransferase family protein yields the protein MTTLSGISSGKRLVSLDFFRGATVAAMILVNNPGSWSHIYGPLKHAAWHGWTPTDLIFPFFLFIVGVSIVLAFTKAKAKGADDSDLLKKTLIRAAKIFVLGLALSAFPYLTFIPDFGLHQNLIDIRIPGVLQRIAICYAVGAFLFLYTKPRTQMLTLGGLLIGYWILMMAIPVPGYGAGAIDTAEGNLAAYIDQLLLSGHMWKENWDPEGLLSTLPAIGTTLIGIWTGRMLMSDKESESSRTIQFFIWGFILIILGYAWSWIFPVNKNIWTSSYTLFTGGQAMCIFGLCYWFIDVKSKQRFTDWGVAYGINAITVFFLSGVIARVFNMIRFSYGGESYTLKGWIYEVVLSSIASPINASLLYAIMWIVLFYLLAAWMKKKNIIIKV